A portion of the Streptomyces sp. NBC_01335 genome contains these proteins:
- a CDS encoding DMT family transporter: protein MREHDSAIRLTAIALTPTATPPAPTPTPASPPASTSPPASQPAPASERTGFVLASLGVVAFSLTFPATVWGLESFGPWSLVALRSVLAALVAGTVLLAARIPWPGRRHLGGLLVVAGGVVAGFPLLTTLALRTTTSSHSAVVVGLLPLTTAVFSSLRTGTRPPRAFWIAALAGAAVVLAFTVAQSGGTVSAGDLYLFGSLVVCAAGYAEGGRLARSMPGWQVIGWALVLSLPVTVAGSAVALSYEPVTLTGQGIAGLVWLAAGSTFIGLYVWYRGMAEIGIPRASQLQLAQPLLTLVWSFLLLGEELSAAAPIAAVAVLVCIAVTQRAGTRRPRERHAPRS from the coding sequence ATGAGAGAACACGATAGCGCTATCCGGCTGACCGCGATAGCGCTCACTCCCACCGCCACTCCCCCGGCCCCGACGCCGACCCCGGCCTCACCTCCGGCCTCGACATCGCCCCCAGCCTCCCAGCCGGCCCCGGCCTCCGAGCGGACCGGCTTCGTCCTCGCCTCCCTCGGCGTCGTCGCCTTCTCGCTGACCTTCCCCGCCACCGTGTGGGGGCTGGAGAGCTTCGGCCCCTGGTCGCTGGTGGCGCTGCGCAGCGTGCTCGCCGCGTTGGTCGCGGGCACGGTCCTGCTGGCGGCCCGCATCCCGTGGCCGGGCCGCCGTCACCTGGGCGGGCTGCTGGTCGTGGCGGGCGGAGTGGTGGCGGGGTTCCCGCTGCTGACCACGCTCGCGCTGAGGACGACGACCTCCTCGCACTCGGCCGTGGTGGTGGGGCTGCTGCCGCTGACCACGGCGGTGTTCTCGTCCCTGCGCACGGGCACCCGCCCGCCCCGCGCGTTCTGGATCGCGGCGCTCGCGGGGGCCGCCGTGGTGCTGGCGTTCACGGTCGCCCAGAGCGGCGGCACGGTCTCGGCCGGCGACCTGTATCTGTTCGGTTCGCTGGTGGTGTGCGCGGCCGGGTACGCGGAGGGCGGCAGGCTGGCGCGGTCGATGCCCGGCTGGCAGGTGATCGGCTGGGCACTGGTCCTCTCACTCCCGGTCACGGTGGCGGGCAGCGCGGTCGCGCTGTCGTACGAGCCCGTCACGCTGACCGGGCAAGGGATCGCCGGCCTGGTCTGGCTGGCGGCCGGGTCCACCTTCATCGGGCTGTACGTCTGGTACCGGGGCATGGCGGAGATCGGTATCCCGCGCGCCAGCCAGCTGCAACTGGCCCAGCCACTGCTGACGCTGGTCTGGTCGTTCCTGCTGCTCGGCGAGGAACTCTCCGCGGCCGCCCCGATCGCGGCGGTGGCCGTACTCGTCTGCATCGCGGTGACCCAGCGGGCGGGCACCCGGCGACCGCGTGAGCGCCACGCCCCGCGGTCATAG
- a CDS encoding glycoside hydrolase family 10 protein, translating to MRGMGRRAFVLGAAGVVAALAAPGPAGAAGRVSRDRRHRAATGLRGMWIAMVANVDWPSATGLTAATQRSELVAHLDRAVRFGLNAVVLQVRPSADALWPSPHEPWSQYLTGVQGKAPGWDPLGTAVTEAHARGLELHAWFNPYRVSNQTDPKKLVATHPARVHPDWVVPYGGKLYYDPGLPEVRAFVQDAMLDAVSRYDIDAVHWDDYFYPYPVSGQTFDDADTYAEHGAGFSSKAAWRRDNIDRLVKETADRIKAIKPHVRFGISPFGVWRNKTTDPLGSPTAAGVQTYDDLYADTRKWIKQGWIDYICPQLYWSIGQSGADYAQLVPWWAEVVEGTDVDLYIGEALYKAGDPAQNSAWQNSAELSRHLTLAEDYPAVGGHAFFSANSVKADRIGAMARVAADHYGAG from the coding sequence ATGCGGGGCATGGGCCGGAGGGCATTCGTACTGGGCGCGGCCGGAGTGGTGGCCGCCCTGGCGGCACCGGGTCCGGCGGGGGCGGCGGGACGCGTGTCCCGTGACCGACGTCACCGCGCGGCGACCGGGTTGCGCGGAATGTGGATCGCCATGGTCGCCAACGTCGACTGGCCGTCGGCCACCGGGCTGACGGCGGCCACCCAGCGCAGCGAGCTCGTCGCCCACCTGGACCGGGCCGTCCGGTTCGGCCTCAACGCGGTCGTCCTCCAGGTGCGGCCCAGCGCCGACGCCCTCTGGCCCTCGCCGCACGAGCCCTGGTCGCAGTACCTGACCGGTGTCCAGGGCAAGGCCCCCGGCTGGGACCCGCTCGGCACGGCGGTGACCGAGGCCCACGCCCGGGGCCTCGAACTGCACGCCTGGTTCAACCCGTACCGCGTCTCCAACCAGACCGACCCGAAGAAGCTCGTCGCCACCCACCCCGCCCGGGTCCACCCGGACTGGGTCGTCCCGTACGGCGGGAAGCTCTACTACGACCCCGGGCTGCCGGAGGTCCGCGCCTTCGTCCAGGACGCCATGCTGGACGCCGTCAGCCGGTACGACATCGACGCGGTCCACTGGGACGACTACTTCTACCCGTACCCCGTCTCCGGCCAGACCTTCGACGACGCCGACACCTACGCCGAACACGGCGCCGGCTTCAGCAGCAAGGCGGCCTGGCGCCGCGACAACATCGACCGGCTGGTGAAGGAGACCGCCGACCGGATCAAGGCGATCAAGCCGCACGTCCGCTTCGGCATCAGCCCCTTCGGCGTCTGGCGCAACAAGACGACCGACCCGCTCGGCTCGCCGACCGCCGCCGGGGTGCAGACGTACGACGACCTGTACGCGGACACCCGCAAGTGGATCAAGCAGGGGTGGATCGACTACATCTGCCCCCAGCTGTACTGGAGCATCGGCCAGTCGGGCGCCGACTACGCCCAACTCGTCCCCTGGTGGGCCGAGGTGGTCGAGGGCACCGACGTCGACCTCTACATCGGCGAGGCGCTGTACAAGGCGGGCGACCCCGCCCAGAACTCCGCCTGGCAGAACTCCGCCGAACTCTCCCGCCACCTCACCCTCGCCGAGGACTACCCGGCCGTCGGCGGACACGCCTTCTTCTCCGCGAACAGCGTGAAGGCGGACCGGATCGGCGCCATGGCCCGGGTGGCGGCGGACCACTACGGGGCGGGGTGA
- a CDS encoding transcriptional regulator, whose amino-acid sequence MERDRTEPNILLESLVEEAGVSRAGLAGHVNRAGQARGLRLRYEHTAVSRWLKGQRPRGEVPDLICEVLGRRLGRPVTLDDIGMGAPGAPAAPSPGTPLAGFVERATALWRADGQHNPRLTGVPAVTGTAAVMPVWEWENPPEDMDVSRPGPSRIGPADLEILRAARNHYEHLYRKAGGIATRGRVVGFLNAGAAPLLHAGHDDATGRRLHRATAGLVALAGICAYDSDAHGLAQRYFHQALRLAKSSGDRALGGYVIALLVNQSLHLGEFRRAVAFAEAAIRAAGHRITPALAADLHAMQAKAYARLGDDRSARERIGRAEALAARILPGAEPEETAYVQPGLVDVQVAEALLGLGDLTAAREHAALAVRAPAHDRGRVHRLAMLTQVELRLGEPDRAARTATEMAESARGVESRRLRERMGAVRDDLAASKSAEAVRAAEVIAGALRVPL is encoded by the coding sequence GTGGAGCGCGACCGTACGGAGCCCAACATCCTGCTGGAGTCCCTCGTGGAGGAGGCAGGGGTTTCGCGGGCGGGGCTCGCCGGCCACGTGAACCGGGCCGGCCAGGCCCGGGGACTGCGGCTGCGGTACGAACACACCGCCGTGTCACGCTGGTTGAAGGGCCAGCGCCCGCGCGGTGAGGTACCCGACCTGATCTGCGAGGTCCTCGGGCGGCGCCTCGGGCGCCCCGTCACCCTCGACGACATCGGCATGGGAGCACCGGGCGCACCGGCCGCGCCGTCCCCCGGCACCCCGCTCGCCGGGTTCGTCGAACGGGCCACCGCGCTCTGGCGCGCGGACGGGCAGCACAACCCGCGGCTGACGGGCGTCCCCGCCGTCACCGGGACCGCGGCCGTGATGCCCGTCTGGGAGTGGGAGAACCCGCCCGAGGACATGGACGTCTCCCGCCCCGGCCCCTCCCGCATCGGCCCCGCCGACCTGGAGATCCTGCGCGCCGCCCGCAACCACTACGAGCACCTCTACCGCAAGGCCGGCGGCATCGCCACGAGAGGCCGGGTGGTGGGCTTCCTCAACGCCGGAGCGGCCCCGCTGCTGCACGCCGGCCACGACGACGCCACGGGCCGCCGGCTGCACCGCGCGACCGCCGGACTCGTCGCGCTCGCGGGCATCTGCGCCTACGACTCCGACGCCCACGGACTGGCCCAGCGCTACTTCCACCAGGCGCTGCGCCTCGCCAAGTCGAGCGGCGACCGGGCACTCGGCGGCTATGTGATCGCCCTGCTGGTCAACCAGTCCCTGCACCTGGGGGAGTTCCGCCGCGCGGTCGCCTTCGCCGAGGCGGCGATACGGGCCGCCGGACACCGCATCACCCCGGCGCTCGCCGCGGACCTCCACGCCATGCAGGCCAAGGCGTACGCCCGGCTCGGGGACGACCGGTCCGCCCGCGAGCGCATCGGCCGCGCCGAGGCGCTCGCGGCCCGCATCCTGCCCGGCGCGGAGCCGGAGGAGACCGCCTACGTCCAGCCCGGCCTGGTGGACGTACAGGTCGCCGAGGCCCTGCTCGGCCTGGGCGACCTCACGGCCGCGAGGGAGCACGCGGCCCTGGCCGTACGCGCCCCGGCGCACGACCGGGGGCGCGTGCACCGGCTCGCGATGCTGACCCAGGTGGAGCTGCGCCTCGGGGAGCCCGACCGGGCGGCGCGCACGGCCACGGAGATGGCGGAAAGCGCGCGCGGGGTGGAGTCCCGCAGGCTGCGCGAGCGGATGGGCGCCGTCCGCGACGACCTCGCGGCCAGCAAGAGCGCGGAGGCCGTGCGGGCCGCCGAGGTGATCGCGGGAGCGCTGCGCGTGCCCCTGTGA
- a CDS encoding tetratricopeptide repeat protein — protein MSQKKPNEGLARLLRETGWTYSSFAMAVNRAGTETGRPTRYDESAVKHWLDGTMPRKEARGLILEVFSRRLSRPVTREETGFPRLQGEGTPLDTVEGLVDLGRQDMDPSRRSVPGAALFSVALTIPDWPDVVGRAEAFAAGQVTRIGRGEVEMVTQMTERVSELDDQFGGRHARPMAAAFLVNTVAGYLHAQAPDAVRKEMMSAAADLCYLTGYMAVDEGLHGLAQRYYLKALELAGAADDHLTYCTTLRGMSVQVVDLGHGRHALRLADAAAAASPHAGPRMRAFLAGQQAHAAAQLGERDSALLRMKEAEKAMDVAESQARAFGSYDPSSLMYHVAQVRHELGDAAGAVESMQESNRLRHSLYRRAKVRHLGLTAERQFAIGHLEAAVGTWNEALDDYPMVQSGRCDDRMREMVSVLSPYSSNRQARALLERATTVGVPVAA, from the coding sequence GTGTCTCAGAAGAAGCCGAATGAGGGATTGGCTCGCCTTCTGCGAGAGACCGGCTGGACATACAGCAGCTTCGCCATGGCAGTGAACAGGGCTGGTACGGAGACCGGGCGGCCTACCCGCTACGACGAATCCGCGGTGAAGCACTGGCTTGACGGCACCATGCCGCGCAAAGAGGCCAGGGGCCTGATCCTCGAAGTCTTCTCCCGCCGGTTGTCCCGACCGGTTACCCGTGAGGAGACGGGCTTTCCTCGGCTCCAGGGAGAGGGAACCCCACTCGATACGGTGGAAGGACTCGTCGATCTGGGGAGGCAGGACATGGATCCCTCACGTCGTTCCGTACCGGGTGCGGCACTGTTCTCCGTGGCGCTCACCATTCCGGACTGGCCAGACGTAGTGGGTCGCGCCGAAGCGTTTGCCGCGGGCCAGGTGACCCGTATCGGACGCGGAGAAGTCGAGATGGTCACGCAGATGACGGAGCGGGTCTCCGAGTTGGACGACCAGTTCGGAGGCAGGCATGCCAGGCCGATGGCGGCGGCGTTTCTGGTGAACACCGTCGCCGGTTACCTGCACGCGCAAGCCCCGGACGCGGTGCGGAAAGAGATGATGTCCGCCGCTGCGGACCTCTGCTACCTCACCGGCTACATGGCGGTGGACGAGGGACTTCACGGACTGGCCCAGCGCTACTACCTCAAGGCTCTGGAACTGGCCGGTGCTGCCGACGACCACCTGACCTACTGCACGACACTGCGGGGCATGTCCGTCCAGGTTGTGGATCTCGGGCACGGGCGGCATGCGCTTCGTCTGGCTGACGCTGCCGCAGCTGCCTCACCGCACGCCGGCCCTCGCATGCGGGCCTTCCTGGCAGGCCAGCAGGCGCACGCCGCTGCTCAACTCGGTGAGCGCGACAGTGCTCTTCTCCGTATGAAGGAAGCAGAAAAGGCAATGGACGTAGCTGAATCGCAGGCGAGAGCCTTCGGTTCCTACGACCCGTCCTCGCTGATGTATCACGTGGCCCAGGTGCGGCACGAACTCGGCGACGCTGCCGGAGCAGTTGAGTCCATGCAGGAGTCGAACAGACTTCGGCACAGCCTCTACAGGCGAGCCAAGGTGCGACATCTCGGCCTGACCGCTGAGCGTCAGTTCGCCATCGGGCATCTTGAAGCAGCCGTGGGCACCTGGAACGAGGCTCTGGACGATTACCCGATGGTGCAGTCCGGAAGGTGCGACGATCGCATGCGCGAGATGGTGTCCGTGCTCTCCCCCTACTCTTCGAATCGGCAGGCGAGAGCACTTCTGGAGCGCGCGACCACTGTCGGCGTCCCCGTAGCTGCCTGA
- a CDS encoding 3-hydroxybutyryl-CoA dehydrogenase encodes MADIARVGVVGCGQMGAGIAEVCARSGLDVMVAETTGEALEIGRTRLHNSLSKAAERGKITDEERDEALGRLSFTTDLGEFADRDLVIEAVVENEQVKTEIFRVLDQVVTRPDAILASNTSSIPLVKLAVATSRPDQVIGIHFFNPAPVQKLVELIPALTTGEGTVLRAEALVRDVLGKHPIRAQDRSGFVVNALLIPYLLSAIRMFESGIASREDIDNGMEMGCAHPMGPLKLADLIGLDTVASVADSMYAEYKEPLYAAPPLLQRMVDAGRLGRKSGAGFYPYA; translated from the coding sequence ATGGCCGACATTGCACGCGTCGGAGTGGTCGGCTGTGGCCAGATGGGCGCAGGTATCGCGGAGGTCTGCGCGCGCAGCGGTCTGGACGTGATGGTCGCGGAGACCACCGGTGAGGCCTTGGAGATAGGGCGTACCCGGCTGCACAACTCCCTGTCGAAGGCCGCCGAGCGCGGCAAGATCACCGACGAGGAGCGGGACGAGGCCCTGGGCCGGCTCAGCTTCACCACCGACCTCGGCGAGTTCGCCGACCGCGACCTGGTCATCGAGGCCGTCGTGGAGAACGAGCAGGTCAAGACGGAGATCTTCCGGGTGCTCGACCAGGTGGTGACCCGGCCGGACGCGATCCTGGCGTCCAACACCTCCTCCATTCCGCTGGTGAAGCTGGCCGTGGCCACCTCCCGGCCGGACCAGGTCATCGGAATCCACTTCTTCAACCCGGCGCCGGTGCAGAAGCTCGTCGAACTGATTCCCGCCCTGACGACGGGCGAGGGGACCGTGCTGCGGGCCGAGGCGCTCGTACGCGACGTGCTGGGCAAGCACCCGATCCGGGCGCAGGACCGGTCCGGGTTCGTGGTGAACGCCCTGCTGATCCCGTACCTGCTCTCCGCGATCCGGATGTTCGAGTCGGGCATCGCCAGCCGCGAGGACATCGACAACGGCATGGAGATGGGCTGCGCCCACCCGATGGGGCCGCTGAAGCTCGCGGACCTCATCGGCCTGGACACGGTGGCGTCCGTCGCCGACTCGATGTACGCGGAGTACAAGGAGCCCCTGTACGCCGCTCCCCCGCTGCTCCAGCGCATGGTGGACGCGGGCCGGCTCGGCCGGAAGTCGGGGGCGGGGTTCTACCCGTACGCCTGA
- a CDS encoding NUDIX hydrolase has translation MQWANLNEQSVYENRWFRVNLADVRLPDGRHLDHYVIRLRPVAAATVVNDADEVLLLWRHRFITDSWGWELAAGVVEDGEDIARAAAREMEEETGWRPGPLRPLMTVEPSNGLTDARHHLYWAEEAHWTGPPTDGFESSRREWVPLTSVPDLIARGRVPAANMAAGLLMLHHLRLG, from the coding sequence GTGCAATGGGCGAACCTGAACGAACAATCCGTCTATGAGAACCGCTGGTTCCGAGTGAACCTCGCGGATGTCCGACTCCCCGACGGCAGGCACCTCGACCACTACGTCATCCGGCTGCGCCCCGTCGCCGCCGCCACCGTCGTCAACGACGCCGACGAGGTCCTGCTGCTCTGGCGGCACCGTTTCATCACCGACAGCTGGGGCTGGGAACTCGCCGCCGGCGTCGTGGAGGACGGCGAGGACATCGCCCGCGCCGCCGCCCGGGAGATGGAGGAGGAGACCGGCTGGCGCCCCGGCCCGCTGCGCCCGCTCATGACGGTGGAGCCCTCCAACGGACTCACCGACGCCCGCCACCACCTCTACTGGGCCGAGGAAGCCCACTGGACCGGCCCGCCCACCGACGGGTTCGAGTCCTCACGCCGGGAGTGGGTGCCCCTCACATCCGTACCCGACCTCATCGCCCGGGGCCGGGTCCCCGCGGCCAACATGGCGGCCGGGCTGCTGATGCTGCACCACCTCAGGCTGGGGTGA
- a CDS encoding GntR family transcriptional regulator — MLLTLNTADASPLHEQVAGAIRRAIAQGECLPGDRLPPARDMSQALGVNVNTVLRGLRSLRDQGVLEFRRGRGVTVAAGADRRSALLDRVAELVVDAARLGYSRNDLVEMIRGTAQ, encoded by the coding sequence ATGCTGCTGACACTGAACACCGCAGACGCCAGCCCCCTGCACGAGCAGGTGGCGGGGGCGATCCGCCGCGCCATCGCGCAGGGGGAATGCCTGCCGGGCGACCGGCTTCCTCCGGCGCGTGACATGTCGCAGGCGCTGGGCGTGAACGTCAACACGGTTCTGCGCGGCCTCCGGAGCCTTCGGGACCAGGGGGTTCTGGAGTTCCGGCGCGGTCGGGGCGTGACGGTGGCCGCCGGAGCGGACCGGCGCTCCGCGCTGCTGGACCGGGTGGCCGAGCTGGTGGTCGATGCCGCGCGGCTGGGTTACAGCAGGAATGACCTTGTCGAGATGATCAGGGGGACGGCGCAGTGA
- a CDS encoding DUF1648 domain-containing protein has protein sequence MSERAKSRGGAIWGAVCWTVGVLALLVGMVPAASGRLPERVATHWNGAGRPDGAMPLWAAALVPALIWAVAVVGIGLAVWRANARRGGAARGWAGATLVPTGVFLAGVQASIVRANLDRADWHEAGSVTVGTVGTLVVAAVVGLAAWRVSSRRVIAPVATEDGPRMDLPTGQRLMWFSRASNPWLHVSAALAGVVALATVLVAAVGVTAPQWTLIMLSALTSVLFLGCASVQATVSEKGLKVSFGPLGWPARRWTLQDIESARSEYRRPTQVGGWGYRLSGLGTTVMLRGGECLVISARGKDFAVSVDDAERGAALLNSLGGRRSG, from the coding sequence GTGAGCGAGCGCGCGAAGAGCAGGGGCGGTGCCATATGGGGTGCCGTCTGCTGGACTGTCGGGGTCCTGGCGTTGCTGGTGGGCATGGTGCCGGCGGCGAGCGGGCGACTCCCGGAACGGGTGGCGACGCACTGGAACGGGGCAGGGCGGCCCGACGGTGCCATGCCCCTGTGGGCCGCCGCACTCGTCCCCGCGCTGATATGGGCGGTGGCGGTCGTGGGGATCGGGCTCGCGGTGTGGCGTGCGAACGCGCGGCGGGGCGGTGCGGCGCGAGGGTGGGCGGGTGCCACCCTGGTCCCGACGGGTGTCTTCCTGGCCGGAGTTCAGGCGTCGATCGTACGGGCCAACCTCGACCGGGCCGACTGGCATGAGGCCGGCTCGGTGACGGTCGGGACCGTCGGAACTCTCGTGGTGGCGGCCGTGGTCGGGCTGGCCGCCTGGCGGGTGAGCAGCCGGAGGGTCATCGCCCCGGTGGCGACGGAGGACGGCCCGCGCATGGATCTGCCCACCGGGCAACGGCTCATGTGGTTCTCCCGGGCGTCCAACCCGTGGCTCCACGTGTCCGCGGCGCTCGCCGGAGTCGTGGCCCTGGCCACCGTCCTGGTCGCTGCCGTGGGGGTGACGGCCCCGCAGTGGACGCTGATCATGCTGTCCGCGCTCACCTCGGTTCTGTTTCTGGGCTGCGCCTCGGTGCAGGCGACCGTCAGCGAGAAGGGGCTGAAGGTGTCGTTCGGACCGCTCGGCTGGCCGGCGCGCCGCTGGACCCTCCAGGACATCGAGTCGGCCCGGTCCGAGTACCGCAGGCCGACCCAGGTGGGCGGCTGGGGCTACCGACTGAGCGGGCTCGGCACCACGGTGATGCTCCGCGGCGGAGAGTGCCTCGTCATAAGCGCCAGGGGCAAGGACTTCGCGGTGAGCGTGGACGACGCCGAACGGGGCGCCGCGCTGCTGAACTCCCTGGGCGGTCGGCGGTCGGGATGA
- a CDS encoding DUF1918 domain-containing protein — protein MEAHTGDRLLTHGRTVGRPDQVAEIIEVRGPRGTPPYRLRYADGHESLAYPGPDSVVQHTGGAEKPETK, from the coding sequence ATGGAGGCCCACACCGGCGACCGGTTGCTGACCCACGGCAGAACCGTCGGCCGGCCCGACCAGGTCGCCGAGATCATCGAGGTACGAGGCCCGCGCGGCACCCCGCCGTACCGGCTGCGCTACGCGGACGGCCACGAGTCGCTGGCGTACCCGGGGCCGGACAGCGTGGTGCAGCACACGGGCGGAGCGGAGAAGCCGGAGACGAAGTGA
- the pheT gene encoding phenylalanine--tRNA ligase subunit beta, which produces MRVPLSWLREYVDLPASETGRDVQAKLVDAGFEVEAVEQTGAGLTGPLVVGEVLTIEELEGFKKPIRFCTVDVGTANGTGEPQEIVCGARNFAVGDKVVVVLPGAVLPGDFAIAARKTYGKTSHGMICSTDELGMGDDGTHGIIVLSPETEAGTDAIELLQLVDEVLDIAVTPDRGYALSMRGIARETATAYGLPLRDPALLDVPAPNAYGYPVRISDPFGCPRFTARTVTGLDPEARSPLWMTRRLQKAGMRAVSLAVDITNYVMLELGQPLHAYDRTRVEGPVGVRRAQQGEKLTTLDGVVRVLDAEDLVITDDRGPIGLAGVMGGAHTEIADAGTETAATTEVVVEAAHFDALSIARTSRRHKLSTEASKRFERGVDPQAAAAAAQRTVDLLVLLAGGTAEAGVTEITAPSAPRTIAMPADHPSRVAGVDYGREIVVRRLQEVGCDVYGQDELLVTVPSWRPDLSEPNDLAEEVIRLEGYESLPSTLPTPPSGRGLTDRQRLGRRIGRALAGAGYVEALNYPFIGNTVLDQLGLDTDDARRRTVLLANPLSDEEPALRTTLLPGLLGALRRNDGRGSHDLALFETGLVFRPTGHETQAVRLPVDRRPSEEEIAALNTSLPRQPRHAAVVLAGAREQAGWWGKGRPATWADSVEAARTLAREAGVEVTVRADRHAPWHPGRCAALYVTVNGEETLLGHAGELHPRVVKELHLPERTSAMEIEIDVLERAAEGVLRAPRISTFPVATQDIALIVPTDVPAAEVEATLREGAGELLESLRLFDVFTGDQIGEGRKSLAYALRFRAPDRTLTVDEASAARDAAVALAAERNGAVLRGA; this is translated from the coding sequence ATGCGCGTCCCGCTTTCCTGGCTGCGGGAATACGTCGACCTGCCGGCTTCCGAGACCGGCCGTGACGTGCAGGCCAAGCTCGTCGACGCCGGCTTCGAGGTCGAGGCCGTCGAGCAGACCGGCGCCGGCCTCACCGGCCCGCTGGTCGTCGGAGAGGTACTGACCATCGAGGAGCTGGAGGGCTTCAAGAAGCCCATCCGCTTCTGCACCGTCGACGTCGGAACCGCCAACGGCACCGGAGAACCGCAGGAGATCGTCTGCGGCGCCCGCAACTTCGCCGTCGGCGACAAGGTCGTCGTGGTCCTCCCCGGCGCCGTCCTGCCCGGCGACTTCGCGATCGCCGCGCGCAAGACGTACGGCAAGACCTCGCACGGCATGATCTGCTCCACCGACGAGCTCGGCATGGGCGACGACGGCACCCACGGCATCATCGTGCTGTCGCCGGAGACCGAGGCGGGCACCGACGCGATCGAGCTGCTCCAGCTCGTCGACGAGGTCCTCGACATCGCCGTCACCCCCGACCGCGGCTACGCCCTGTCGATGCGCGGCATCGCCCGCGAGACCGCCACCGCGTACGGCCTGCCGCTGCGCGACCCGGCGCTGCTCGACGTACCCGCGCCGAACGCGTACGGCTACCCGGTCCGGATCAGTGACCCGTTCGGCTGCCCGCGCTTCACCGCGCGCACCGTCACCGGTCTCGACCCCGAGGCCCGCTCGCCGCTCTGGATGACGCGCCGGCTGCAGAAGGCCGGCATGCGCGCGGTCTCGCTCGCCGTCGACATCACCAACTACGTGATGCTGGAGCTCGGCCAGCCGCTGCACGCCTACGACCGCACCCGCGTCGAAGGCCCCGTCGGCGTCCGCCGCGCCCAGCAGGGCGAGAAGCTCACCACCCTCGACGGTGTCGTCCGCGTCCTGGACGCCGAGGACCTCGTCATCACCGACGACCGCGGCCCCATCGGCCTCGCCGGTGTCATGGGCGGCGCCCACACGGAGATCGCCGACGCCGGCACCGAGACCGCCGCCACCACCGAGGTCGTCGTCGAGGCCGCGCACTTCGACGCGCTCTCGATCGCCCGCACCTCGCGCCGGCACAAGCTGTCCACCGAGGCGTCCAAGCGCTTCGAGCGCGGCGTCGACCCGCAGGCCGCCGCCGCTGCCGCGCAGCGCACGGTCGACCTGCTGGTGCTGCTCGCCGGCGGGACCGCCGAGGCGGGCGTCACCGAGATCACCGCCCCCTCCGCGCCCCGCACCATCGCGATGCCCGCGGACCACCCCAGCCGGGTGGCCGGGGTCGACTACGGCCGCGAGATCGTCGTCCGCCGCCTCCAGGAGGTCGGCTGCGACGTCTACGGGCAGGACGAGCTCCTGGTCACCGTGCCGTCCTGGCGCCCCGACCTGAGCGAGCCGAACGACCTCGCCGAAGAGGTCATCCGGCTGGAGGGTTACGAGAGCCTCCCGTCGACCCTGCCGACCCCGCCGTCGGGCCGCGGTCTCACCGACCGCCAGCGGCTGGGCCGCCGCATCGGCCGGGCCCTGGCCGGCGCCGGTTACGTCGAGGCGCTGAACTACCCGTTCATCGGGAACACCGTCCTCGACCAGCTCGGCCTGGACACCGACGACGCCCGGCGCCGCACGGTCCTCCTCGCCAACCCGCTCTCCGACGAGGAGCCGGCGCTGCGCACCACGCTGCTGCCGGGCCTCCTCGGCGCGCTGCGGCGCAACGACGGCCGCGGCTCCCACGACCTCGCGCTCTTCGAGACCGGGCTGGTCTTCCGGCCGACCGGCCACGAGACGCAGGCCGTCCGGCTCCCGGTGGACCGGCGCCCCTCGGAAGAGGAGATCGCCGCGCTCAACACCTCCCTGCCGCGTCAGCCGCGCCACGCCGCCGTCGTCCTCGCGGGCGCCCGCGAACAGGCCGGCTGGTGGGGCAAGGGCCGCCCGGCGACCTGGGCGGACTCCGTCGAGGCAGCACGCACCCTCGCCCGCGAGGCGGGCGTCGAGGTGACGGTCCGCGCCGACCGGCACGCCCCGTGGCACCCCGGCCGCTGCGCCGCGCTGTACGTCACGGTGAACGGCGAGGAGACCCTCCTCGGACACGCGGGCGAACTCCACCCGCGCGTCGTCAAGGAGCTGCACCTCCCCGAGCGCACCAGCGCGATGGAGATCGAGATCGACGTCCTGGAGCGGGCCGCCGAAGGCGTGCTCCGCGCCCCCCGGATCTCCACCTTCCCGGTGGCGACCCAGGACATCGCGCTGATCGTCCCCACCGACGTCCCGGCCGCCGAGGTCGAGGCGACGCTCCGCGAGGGCGCGGGCGAACTCCTCGAATCGCTCCGGCTGTTCGACGTGTTCACCGGCGACCAGATCGGTGAGGGCCGCAAGTCGCTCGCGTACGCGCTGCGCTTCCGCGCCCCGGACCGCACGCTGACGGTCGACGAGGCGTCGGCCGCCCGCGACGCCGCCGTGGCGCTCGCCGCCGAGCGCAACGGCGCGGTGCTGCGCGGGGCGTGA